Proteins from a single region of SAR324 cluster bacterium:
- a CDS encoding ParA family protein: MATVISFASQKGGVGKTTSAVHLATAFALGGYRTLLLDLDPQGSVYSAMGVKQRVIQGTLEIFCQDSTTLSDVLLPTSTENMHLILNDVDRLTHENELMKVAADYHHLHQWLARHARGEFEFIIIDVPASTNALSINAMVASNLVIVPMQCEALAIKSLKRFLLAFKDLQANIDPNLRIAGILLTMFDHEIPAHQKVCRQVYQTLGESVFQTIIPKCPQVLDASAAGMDVINRSLNSIGATGYIRLANEILDRFRLR; the protein is encoded by the coding sequence ATGGCCACTGTCATCTCCTTCGCGAGCCAGAAAGGTGGGGTTGGTAAAACCACCTCAGCTGTTCACTTGGCAACGGCCTTTGCCCTTGGTGGCTATCGCACTCTGCTGTTGGATCTTGATCCCCAAGGCTCCGTCTATTCAGCGATGGGAGTTAAGCAGAGAGTCATCCAGGGGACTCTCGAAATCTTCTGCCAGGACAGCACGACCCTTTCAGATGTTCTCTTGCCGACCAGCACCGAGAACATGCACTTGATCCTGAATGATGTGGATCGGCTGACGCACGAAAATGAATTGATGAAGGTGGCTGCGGACTACCACCACCTACATCAGTGGCTTGCTCGCCATGCCCGGGGAGAGTTCGAATTCATCATCATTGACGTCCCTGCTTCTACAAATGCACTGAGCATCAATGCAATGGTCGCCTCGAATTTGGTGATTGTCCCGATGCAGTGTGAAGCCCTCGCTATCAAGTCTCTCAAACGCTTTCTACTCGCCTTCAAAGATCTCCAAGCCAACATCGACCCAAATTTGCGGATTGCAGGGATTCTTCTGACGATGTTCGATCACGAAATTCCAGCTCACCAAAAAGTTTGCCGTCAAGTCTATCAAACGTTGGGAGAGAGTGTCTTCCAAACGATCATCCCCAAATGTCCTCAGGTACTGGATGCCAGCGCTGCAGGCATGGATGTAATCAACCGTAGCCTCAACTCGATTGGAGCAACTGGCTACATCAGGCTGGCCAACGAAATTCTTGATCGATTCCGGCTTCGCTAG
- a CDS encoding sodium:solute symporter family protein: MWFGLLLLAYLIALVYALRLSQIAEVGPASEHSYRFADSNIGSVLGVLTFSATLFSTFTLLGLPDFFRNHGVGAWIFLGVTDMAMAFLALWFGLKVREKISVQEFESVSEMLAKTYHADWVRFIYWAGIFVFLLPYVAIQIKGVSSFLSVAFPVDIPNWSWSLFIFLAILIYSHLGGLKAIIYNDAIQGIILLMITLLIAAICLDQVGGWTSMFQQIEEQNPKFLSIPGPTGLLNTQFLLASFLTIVLMPISQPQLFARFTVMRDERSMIEMVLGMSVFVFLIITPTIAIGMYGAINYPDLPASEFWVNTLVNDQPEIIGALAVVGLLAAAMSTADSQLFALESEVSPTIQTHSFRKLPILIFAIMAFGLAVLSSSELVLLATVSFAGTSLLAPMILLAVLSKDGEHPPLLIPVICGVSLLIYLVSLLSGFVPQVIFGYRLELLLLSLNAIIVGFFYFLREQSRVA; this comes from the coding sequence ATGTGGTTTGGTCTCTTGCTGCTGGCATATCTCATTGCCCTTGTCTATGCGCTACGTCTCTCTCAAATTGCTGAAGTTGGACCTGCCAGTGAGCACAGCTATCGCTTTGCTGATTCCAATATTGGTAGTGTCCTAGGGGTTCTTACTTTCTCCGCTACGCTGTTCAGCACTTTCACTCTATTAGGGCTTCCTGATTTTTTTCGAAACCATGGGGTAGGCGCTTGGATTTTTCTGGGTGTCACTGATATGGCAATGGCATTTCTTGCGCTCTGGTTTGGCTTAAAGGTACGTGAGAAAATTAGTGTTCAAGAGTTTGAAAGTGTTAGTGAAATGCTGGCAAAAACCTATCATGCAGATTGGGTTCGTTTCATCTACTGGGCTGGGATTTTTGTGTTTCTCCTACCCTACGTAGCCATTCAAATCAAAGGGGTTTCTAGCTTTCTTTCGGTCGCATTTCCTGTAGATATTCCGAACTGGAGTTGGTCTCTATTTATTTTTCTAGCCATTCTAATTTACAGCCACTTGGGTGGTTTGAAGGCCATCATCTACAACGATGCAATTCAAGGGATAATTCTGCTGATGATTACTTTGTTGATCGCTGCAATCTGTCTGGATCAGGTGGGTGGATGGACAAGCATGTTTCAACAAATCGAAGAGCAGAACCCCAAATTTCTTTCCATCCCTGGCCCCACAGGGCTCCTGAATACTCAGTTTCTATTGGCTTCCTTTCTAACTATTGTCCTGATGCCAATCAGTCAGCCACAGCTTTTTGCCCGATTCACCGTGATGCGTGATGAACGGAGTATGATTGAGATGGTGTTGGGGATGAGTGTCTTCGTTTTTCTAATCATCACACCAACCATTGCCATAGGGATGTATGGGGCTATTAACTATCCAGATTTGCCAGCCAGTGAATTCTGGGTCAACACCCTTGTTAACGATCAACCCGAAATTATTGGTGCCCTAGCTGTCGTGGGCTTGCTTGCAGCAGCAATGTCTACAGCTGACTCGCAGCTATTTGCATTGGAATCAGAGGTCAGCCCAACCATTCAAACCCATTCTTTTCGCAAGCTTCCTATCCTGATCTTTGCGATCATGGCATTTGGTCTTGCTGTGCTGAGTTCATCTGAGTTGGTATTGCTAGCTACAGTCAGTTTTGCAGGGACATCGCTCTTAGCCCCAATGATCCTCTTAGCAGTCCTCAGTAAAGATGGAGAGCACCCCCCCTTGTTGATTCCTGTCATCTGCGGCGTTTCACTTTTGATTTATCTCGTGTCACTGCTCAGTGGGTTTGTGCCGCAAGTGATTTTTGGATACCGTCTTGAGCTTCTTCTTTTATCTTTGAATGCCATCATAGTTGGCTTCTTTTACTTCCTTCGTGAGCAAAGCAGGGTGGCATGA
- a CDS encoding RNA pyrophosphohydrolase translates to MTKFRPNVAAVILNQCGDKILMFHRVDGRRKSWQFPQGGVDAGETEEQAILRELNEEIGTNDVKILKQSSKRTRYQFPKAVLKRMQQKNRWRQYWGQEQRWFLVQLNQGTETLSLSNKGHKQEFDRFKWMRPQVGLRKVVRFKRKAYRKGLKRLGVI, encoded by the coding sequence ATGACGAAGTTTCGCCCCAATGTAGCGGCAGTAATCCTCAATCAGTGTGGCGACAAGATCTTGATGTTCCACAGGGTGGATGGACGGCGCAAAAGCTGGCAATTTCCTCAGGGTGGAGTGGATGCAGGGGAAACGGAAGAACAAGCTATTCTGAGGGAGCTAAATGAAGAGATTGGGACGAATGATGTCAAGATTCTCAAACAGAGTTCCAAGCGAACTCGCTATCAGTTCCCTAAAGCTGTCCTAAAGAGAATGCAACAAAAGAATCGCTGGAGGCAGTATTGGGGACAAGAGCAACGCTGGTTCCTCGTTCAACTGAATCAGGGAACAGAAACACTCTCTTTGAGTAACAAAGGACACAAGCAGGAGTTTGACCGCTTCAAGTGGATGAGACCTCAGGTGGGTTTGCGCAAGGTAGTGCGCTTCAAGCGCAAGGCGTATCGGAAAGGATTAAAGCGATTAGGTGTGATCTAG
- a CDS encoding winged-helix domain-containing protein, whose protein sequence is MESQASYRLLLVEDSEEQRLIVEQMLLQIDSERYQVDSAATYAEALTFIQRHSYDMLLIDFYLDSPHTALDLMQEVRLLNLPVVVITADEDRTVFLQCFQKGAKEFLNKPVNLVEMQVRLRSVLHARNYERSLLEEIQERRRIEMQLRQQERMNRILVEAFPHLIMRFDQDNILLDYKNDPDCLLGPPGTKGKFLRELPLPENLRRQISQLTHLVRESNTDEEVSYSTRNEDFELTRYELQGYPSENKEVIIFLRTYNEQDEYSLLTAHNLTINLSNKEVRRGSNTIYLNRKEYRMLLYFMKNPNRILSKDMILNTVWGHDYEPEARVVDTLIARLRKKIDQGFEPKFISTERGVGYSFRTSDWRKGREVTHD, encoded by the coding sequence ATGGAATCCCAAGCTTCGTACCGTCTATTGCTTGTTGAGGACTCTGAGGAACAACGTCTGATCGTTGAGCAGATGTTGCTTCAAATTGACAGCGAACGCTACCAAGTGGACTCTGCAGCTACTTATGCTGAGGCGCTTACTTTTATACAGCGGCACAGTTACGACATGCTGCTGATCGATTTCTACTTGGACTCTCCCCACACCGCCCTAGATTTGATGCAGGAAGTTCGCTTGCTCAATTTGCCTGTGGTAGTAATTACAGCGGATGAAGATCGCACAGTGTTCCTACAGTGTTTCCAGAAGGGAGCCAAGGAATTCCTGAACAAGCCGGTCAACCTTGTTGAAATGCAGGTTCGCTTACGCTCTGTCCTGCATGCAAGAAACTATGAGCGATCCCTGTTAGAAGAAATTCAGGAACGTCGAAGGATTGAGATGCAGCTCCGTCAGCAGGAGCGCATGAACCGAATTTTGGTGGAGGCGTTCCCCCATCTGATCATGCGCTTTGATCAAGACAACATTCTGCTGGATTACAAGAACGATCCTGATTGTTTGTTGGGACCTCCGGGCACCAAAGGCAAGTTTCTAAGAGAACTGCCACTACCAGAAAATTTGCGGCGTCAGATCTCCCAGTTGACCCATCTTGTTCGTGAGTCAAATACGGATGAGGAAGTGAGCTATAGCACCCGAAATGAAGATTTTGAATTGACTCGTTATGAACTGCAGGGATATCCAAGTGAAAACAAAGAAGTGATCATCTTCCTACGGACCTATAATGAGCAGGATGAGTACTCACTGCTCACCGCACATAACCTGACCATCAATCTGTCAAACAAGGAAGTTCGGCGAGGATCCAACACCATCTATCTGAATCGAAAAGAATATCGGATGCTGCTCTATTTCATGAAGAACCCGAATCGTATCCTGAGTAAGGATATGATCCTGAATACGGTCTGGGGACATGATTATGAGCCTGAGGCAAGAGTGGTGGACACCCTGATCGCTCGCTTACGCAAAAAGATTGACCAAGGCTTTGAGCCAAAATTCATCAGTACGGAGCGTGGGGTAGGATATTCCTTCAGAACTTCCGACTGGCGTAAAGGGCGTGAGGTCACCCACGATTGA